One genomic window of Paenibacillus xylanilyticus includes the following:
- a CDS encoding alpha-galactosidase produces MMLTNDTAVEVQQNDTRIQVSNEHVNLEIHLENGEASCNDNRSCLVNHFRSSFRWQGREYSTEHYERHELKSQEAIVREGFGKGVHLVILHQSSKLPQLEQHFYVYESVPFVLVQSTIQSDKEIKVNRFAVVQSKQVSLNAGNQQEELSILRIPYDNDKWVRYTVVKPPVDVESYEAVVVFDPDSRRGVILGSLTHKVWKTGIRFKSEKSGHIEELDLYGGAVSELTRDSQPHGYVRGKIIESPLAFIGFYEDYRDGLEAYGRANTWVEAPLPWKGGVPVGWNSWSAAMSTLDYDLYTSTSDFLKKEVQSLGFQNEETLYINFDAFWDNFTPEQMKDALDRVRQNGHRAGTYWTPFTFWGSPEQFSQVVEGTDGQYTYGDILLRDMEGEILPDVDGGLAIDPTHPGNLLRMDWFANKFISEGFEYIKLDFLAHGALEGQHYDPEITTGIAAYRHGMFYLQQKLSPEAIGRPFFINLSIAPIFPYAFAHSRRISCDVFGTLQDTEYLLNSLTHGWWMNNTLYRYNDPDHSVLYKSFNQEATGWHEGRSRFTASVIAGTVLLLGDDFRQAEAAERAKDWLANKEIMNIARLGRTFRPLEGDCGKQASDVFVLESPDDKSFYLAVFNFDAANAAHRTVSLERAGLDASTVYSYQDLWEGGQGEAIGHMSITLEPAESKIFRLTVKRS; encoded by the coding sequence ATGATGCTAACGAACGATACAGCTGTTGAAGTGCAGCAGAATGACACACGGATCCAAGTGAGTAACGAACATGTGAATCTGGAGATTCATCTTGAAAATGGTGAGGCTTCTTGCAATGATAACCGCTCTTGTCTTGTTAACCATTTCCGCAGTTCTTTTCGCTGGCAAGGTCGGGAATACAGCACGGAACACTACGAGAGACATGAGCTGAAAAGCCAGGAAGCCATTGTCCGGGAAGGATTCGGCAAAGGAGTGCATTTGGTGATCCTGCACCAGTCGTCCAAGCTTCCCCAACTAGAACAGCATTTCTATGTATACGAGTCTGTACCATTTGTATTGGTACAGAGCACAATTCAAAGTGATAAAGAGATCAAGGTCAATCGCTTCGCGGTCGTTCAATCCAAGCAGGTATCACTTAACGCAGGAAATCAACAGGAAGAGCTCAGCATTCTGCGGATTCCTTATGATAACGACAAATGGGTTCGATACACGGTTGTCAAACCTCCAGTGGATGTCGAAAGCTACGAAGCTGTAGTCGTTTTCGATCCGGATAGCCGCCGGGGAGTGATTCTGGGTTCACTCACGCATAAGGTATGGAAAACGGGAATCCGGTTTAAAAGCGAGAAGAGCGGCCACATCGAAGAGCTGGATCTCTATGGCGGAGCTGTCAGTGAGCTGACCCGCGATTCCCAGCCGCATGGATATGTGAGAGGAAAAATCATTGAATCACCACTCGCATTCATCGGATTTTACGAAGATTATAGAGATGGACTCGAAGCTTACGGCCGTGCCAACACTTGGGTGGAGGCTCCACTGCCATGGAAGGGCGGCGTTCCGGTCGGCTGGAACAGCTGGTCTGCAGCGATGAGTACACTCGATTATGACTTGTATACGTCGACAAGTGATTTTTTGAAGAAGGAAGTGCAGTCTCTGGGTTTCCAGAACGAAGAGACCTTATATATTAACTTTGATGCCTTCTGGGACAACTTTACACCTGAACAGATGAAAGATGCGCTGGACCGGGTACGGCAAAATGGACACAGGGCGGGTACCTATTGGACACCATTTACATTCTGGGGGAGCCCGGAACAGTTCAGCCAAGTTGTGGAAGGGACCGATGGTCAGTATACCTACGGGGATATTCTGCTGAGAGACATGGAAGGCGAGATTTTGCCCGATGTAGATGGCGGTTTGGCTATAGACCCGACACATCCCGGCAATCTGCTGAGAATGGACTGGTTTGCGAACAAATTCATCTCGGAAGGATTCGAGTATATTAAGCTGGACTTCCTTGCACATGGCGCCCTTGAAGGACAGCATTACGACCCCGAGATCACAACAGGGATTGCAGCTTATCGCCATGGCATGTTTTATTTACAGCAGAAGCTCTCACCTGAGGCCATTGGCCGCCCGTTCTTTATCAACCTGTCCATTGCGCCGATCTTTCCGTACGCCTTCGCCCACAGTCGCCGCATTTCCTGCGATGTCTTCGGTACGCTTCAGGATACGGAATACCTGTTAAACTCATTGACTCATGGCTGGTGGATGAACAATACGCTGTATCGCTACAATGATCCGGACCATTCCGTGCTGTATAAGAGCTTCAACCAGGAAGCAACTGGCTGGCATGAAGGAAGAAGCCGTTTTACCGCCTCGGTGATTGCAGGTACCGTATTACTGCTCGGAGATGATTTCCGTCAGGCAGAGGCAGCGGAGCGTGCAAAAGACTGGCTTGCCAACAAGGAAATCATGAACATCGCCCGGCTCGGCCGAACGTTCCGGCCGCTTGAAGGAGATTGCGGGAAGCAGGCATCGGACGTATTTGTACTGGAATCGCCTGACGACAAGAGTTTTTATTTGGCCGTTTTCAATTTTGATGCTGCGAATGCCGCACATAGAACGGTTTCCCTGGAGAGAGCCGGACTGGATGCAAGTACGGTGTACAGTTATCAGGATTTATGGGAAGGGGGACAAGGGGAAGCCATTGGCCACATGAGCATAACACTGGAACCAGCAGAGTCTAAAATATTCAGATTAACGGTGAAAAGAAGCTGA
- a CDS encoding glycosyl hydrolase family 95 catalytic domain-containing protein, which produces MKLQYDKPASVWTEGLPIGNGRLGGMIFGGVEQEKISLNEDTLWSGYPTDGNNPGAKEVLPKVRKLIQEKRYQEADTLTREMQGPYTQSYLPFGDLLLRFEHGGIHHSYKRTLDIEQALHSVEYQVGNVIYKREMFASNPHQVMVLRLTASVQGKLHVHAALDSPLRHTLQAKEDRFVLSGTAPEHVDPSYVTSDEPIRYGEPGAGKGMVFEGQLAVTAEDGQVIVDSQGIHLLGATAATFYFSAATSFNGYANMPEGEGRGVTAMNDSRLNMVTAQPYTSLRDAHISDYRSLFDRVKLQLGTPLAPEGMSTSQRITTYAAEDPGLVELLFHYGRYLLISSSRPGTQAANLQGIWNALTRPPWSSNYTLNINTEMNYWPAEVCNLAECHMPLLDLISNLAEKGAETAKVNYGTRGWTAHHNSDLWAHTAPVGNYGDGDPSWAYWPMGGVWLTQHLWEHYAFNRDEAYLRTTAYPIMKQAALFALDWLIDDGSGDWTTAPSTSPEHKFRTAEGVAAVSSGSTMDISLIWELFTNCMEAADRLGTDMEFREELKSARERLQPLQVGKYGQLQEWSEDFEDEDTYHRHTSHLVGIYPGRQLSEEETPEWFAAARTSLERRGDESTGWSLGWRVALWSRFRDGNRSLRLLSNMLRLVQDGDTEQYNHGGVYANLLGAHPPFQIDGNFAASAGIAEMLVQSHLSYLELLPALPDSWQKGYVSGLRARGGFEVSIWWDRGQLAEAQITSMLGTDCVLRSDVPLIVTSNGTRLDAIRINASTLKFPTSAGQTYSISVEGDQ; this is translated from the coding sequence ATGAAACTTCAATATGACAAACCCGCCAGTGTATGGACTGAGGGACTTCCCATTGGTAATGGTCGTCTCGGTGGCATGATTTTTGGAGGAGTAGAGCAGGAGAAAATCAGTCTGAACGAGGACACTTTATGGTCGGGCTATCCTACAGACGGTAATAATCCGGGCGCGAAGGAGGTTTTGCCGAAGGTTCGCAAGCTGATACAGGAGAAACGCTACCAGGAGGCAGATACGCTGACGAGAGAGATGCAGGGACCCTATACGCAATCCTACTTGCCCTTCGGAGATCTGCTTCTTCGTTTTGAGCATGGGGGCATTCATCATTCCTACAAACGGACGCTGGATATAGAACAGGCACTGCACAGCGTTGAATATCAGGTTGGGAACGTTATCTATAAGCGTGAGATGTTTGCTTCGAATCCCCATCAGGTGATGGTGCTGCGTCTGACCGCAAGTGTACAGGGGAAGCTCCATGTGCATGCCGCCCTGGACAGCCCGCTTCGGCATACACTTCAAGCAAAGGAAGACCGTTTCGTATTATCAGGAACCGCTCCGGAACATGTGGATCCCAGCTATGTCACAAGCGATGAACCCATTAGATACGGTGAACCGGGAGCCGGGAAGGGCATGGTTTTCGAAGGACAGCTGGCCGTGACAGCAGAGGATGGACAGGTGATTGTGGATAGTCAAGGAATACATCTGTTGGGGGCAACGGCTGCCACCTTCTATTTCAGTGCAGCTACAAGTTTTAATGGCTATGCCAACATGCCTGAAGGGGAGGGAAGAGGTGTCACAGCGATGAATGATTCACGACTAAACATGGTTACAGCCCAACCATATACAAGTCTGCGGGACGCCCATATCTCGGATTATCGCTCCCTGTTTGACAGAGTGAAACTGCAGCTCGGTACGCCGCTCGCCCCGGAAGGCATGTCTACAAGCCAGCGGATTACGACCTATGCTGCCGAAGATCCGGGACTTGTGGAGCTGCTCTTTCATTATGGACGCTACTTGCTGATCTCAAGTTCTCGCCCTGGTACACAGGCCGCCAATCTTCAGGGAATATGGAATGCACTTACCCGTCCGCCATGGAGCAGCAATTATACCTTGAATATTAACACGGAGATGAACTATTGGCCGGCTGAGGTCTGTAATTTGGCGGAGTGCCATATGCCTCTGCTGGATCTGATCAGTAATCTGGCAGAGAAAGGTGCTGAGACTGCAAAGGTTAACTATGGTACCCGTGGCTGGACGGCTCATCATAACTCGGATCTATGGGCGCATACAGCCCCGGTTGGAAATTACGGAGATGGAGATCCAAGCTGGGCGTATTGGCCAATGGGTGGCGTATGGCTGACTCAGCACTTATGGGAGCATTACGCCTTTAACAGAGACGAAGCGTATTTGAGAACAACTGCCTATCCGATCATGAAGCAGGCGGCACTCTTTGCACTTGATTGGCTTATTGACGATGGAAGCGGAGATTGGACTACAGCCCCATCCACTTCTCCAGAGCATAAATTTCGTACAGCAGAAGGTGTAGCAGCAGTCAGCTCGGGTTCAACAATGGATATTTCCCTGATCTGGGAGTTGTTCACGAATTGCATGGAAGCCGCGGACCGACTTGGAACAGACATGGAATTCAGGGAGGAGCTGAAGAGTGCACGAGAACGCCTGCAGCCGCTGCAAGTCGGTAAGTATGGTCAACTTCAGGAATGGTCGGAGGATTTTGAAGATGAGGATACATACCACCGGCATACTTCGCACCTTGTAGGCATATATCCTGGACGACAGTTGTCTGAGGAGGAAACACCGGAATGGTTTGCCGCGGCAAGAACTTCACTGGAGCGTCGCGGAGACGAAAGTACAGGCTGGAGCCTGGGCTGGCGTGTCGCACTCTGGAGTCGCTTCCGGGATGGTAACCGTTCCTTGCGACTGCTCTCCAACATGCTCCGTCTGGTTCAGGACGGGGACACGGAGCAATACAACCATGGCGGAGTGTACGCCAATCTGCTTGGCGCGCATCCGCCATTTCAGATAGACGGTAATTTCGCCGCATCCGCCGGCATTGCCGAGATGCTGGTGCAGTCTCACCTTTCGTATCTTGAATTGCTTCCGGCCCTGCCGGATTCGTGGCAGAAAGGCTACGTATCCGGGCTGCGTGCCCGAGGAGGTTTTGAAGTTAGCATCTGGTGGGATAGGGGACAGCTCGCCGAAGCGCAGATCACCTCCATGCTGGGTACGGATTGTGTACTCCGTAGTGATGTCCCGCTCATCGTAACTTCGAATGGCACTCGGCTCGACGCCATCCGCATCAATGCATCGACACTGAAATTTCCGACATCAGCTGGCCAAACGTACAGTATTTCAGTGGAGGGTGACCAGTAA
- a CDS encoding glycosyl hydrolase family 95 catalytic domain-containing protein, with protein MDDFTLWYSTPAVNWHQGLPLGNGRMGAVVMAAPHREVWSMTEVTYWSGQADPEPAFAGGKRALEEIRRQFYSGNYDEGDRLAKQYLQPDKQNFGTNLGLCKVVIQFAEQGPDRTLEKSFRRELDLNLALAKADWRNKDTTVYREVFASHADDLIVSRVWSDRSGGVSFSLRLEENTGSFRTTIMDDCTLKFEGKATENVHSNGSCGVSAEGYVKVVVAGGTVTGRDGRLTVHGADEAYIYFAVSTDYRKTGPEWKQECRITLDKALGKGYSLLRVDHIEDYAEQYNKVDIQLGTASKSNLTTDQRIRLLAGGGDDDPQLFALFLQYGRYLTIAGSRANSPLPLHLQGIWNDGEACRMGWSCDYHLDINTQMNYYPAEITNLGDSHLPLMRYVEDLAAAGKSTARNLYGSEGWVAHVFSNVWGFTLPGWDTSWGLNVTGGLWLATHLIEHYEYSQGRAFLESTAYPVLKEAAVFYLDYMDIHPQYGWLVTGPSNSPENHFYPGTAGDTVHQLSMGTTLDQILVRELFEFCLKSIELLDRDQELGEQLREAVDMLPPLQIGKKGQLQEWLEDYEEAQPEHRHLSHLFALYPGHQITPERTPELSAAARVTMQNRMLQEELEDVEFTAALFGLGFARLHDGEMAYKHVSHLISGLCFDNLFTYSKSGIAGAETNIFVIDGNFGGTAVIAEMLLQSYAGEIHLLPALPQAWNKGKITGLRAKGNAEVDAVWENGELTSATIRTFMSGTYTVCRGERRTTFHAEAGGSYTLNHELDLID; from the coding sequence ATGGACGATTTTACATTATGGTACTCGACCCCAGCAGTGAATTGGCATCAAGGATTGCCGCTCGGGAACGGAAGAATGGGAGCTGTGGTCATGGCTGCTCCGCATCGTGAAGTGTGGAGCATGACTGAGGTGACCTACTGGTCCGGTCAAGCAGATCCAGAACCGGCTTTTGCAGGAGGGAAGAGGGCGCTGGAGGAGATCCGCCGTCAGTTCTATTCCGGCAATTATGATGAGGGAGATCGTCTTGCGAAGCAATATTTGCAGCCCGACAAGCAGAATTTTGGCACCAATCTGGGGTTGTGCAAGGTTGTCATACAGTTTGCCGAGCAGGGCCCTGACAGAACGCTAGAGAAAAGCTTCCGGCGTGAGCTGGACTTAAACCTTGCGCTGGCCAAGGCTGATTGGAGGAACAAGGATACAACCGTGTATCGTGAGGTTTTTGCATCGCATGCTGACGACCTGATTGTTTCCAGGGTATGGAGTGATCGCTCTGGGGGCGTATCCTTTTCGCTTCGTCTGGAGGAAAACACGGGATCGTTCCGCACCACAATAATGGATGACTGTACATTGAAGTTTGAGGGCAAGGCTACCGAGAATGTTCACAGCAACGGCAGCTGTGGTGTATCGGCCGAAGGGTACGTGAAGGTCGTTGTCGCTGGCGGTACGGTTACCGGGAGAGACGGAAGATTGACCGTCCATGGAGCGGATGAGGCCTACATTTACTTTGCTGTCAGTACTGATTATCGCAAAACGGGACCGGAGTGGAAACAGGAGTGTCGTATAACACTCGATAAGGCACTAGGCAAAGGATATTCCCTTCTTCGAGTGGATCACATCGAAGATTACGCAGAGCAGTATAACAAGGTCGACATTCAGCTTGGGACTGCAAGCAAAAGTAATCTGACGACCGATCAGCGCATCCGGCTGCTGGCTGGAGGTGGGGATGATGATCCCCAGCTGTTTGCGCTATTTCTGCAATATGGCCGTTATCTGACTATTGCCGGTTCGCGTGCCAATTCTCCGCTTCCACTTCATCTTCAGGGAATATGGAATGACGGAGAAGCATGCCGTATGGGCTGGAGCTGTGATTATCACCTGGATATCAATACCCAGATGAATTATTATCCGGCAGAGATTACGAACCTGGGAGACAGCCATCTTCCGCTCATGAGGTATGTTGAAGACCTGGCAGCAGCCGGCAAGTCCACGGCACGCAACTTATATGGCAGTGAAGGCTGGGTTGCGCATGTCTTTTCTAACGTCTGGGGATTCACACTTCCCGGCTGGGATACATCGTGGGGGCTGAATGTTACCGGAGGACTGTGGCTCGCGACTCACTTAATAGAGCATTATGAATATAGCCAGGGTCGTGCTTTTCTGGAAAGTACAGCGTATCCTGTGCTCAAAGAGGCCGCAGTATTCTATCTGGACTATATGGACATTCATCCCCAATATGGTTGGCTGGTGACGGGCCCATCCAATTCTCCGGAGAATCATTTCTATCCGGGTACAGCTGGCGATACTGTGCATCAGCTCTCGATGGGAACGACATTAGATCAGATTCTGGTGCGTGAGCTGTTCGAATTTTGCCTGAAGTCGATTGAACTCCTGGATCGGGACCAGGAGTTAGGTGAACAACTGAGAGAAGCTGTTGATATGCTGCCACCGCTGCAGATTGGGAAGAAAGGACAGCTGCAGGAATGGCTGGAGGACTATGAGGAAGCACAGCCGGAGCATCGGCATCTGTCACATCTATTCGCCCTGTATCCAGGGCATCAGATCACGCCTGAGCGGACACCTGAGCTTAGTGCGGCAGCAAGAGTGACGATGCAAAACCGGATGCTGCAAGAGGAGCTGGAGGATGTGGAATTTACGGCTGCCCTGTTTGGACTTGGTTTTGCGAGGCTGCATGATGGAGAAATGGCCTACAAACATGTCTCGCATCTGATTAGTGGACTGTGCTTCGATAATCTGTTTACGTATTCCAAGTCAGGCATTGCCGGTGCGGAAACCAATATTTTCGTTATTGACGGAAATTTCGGAGGAACAGCGGTCATTGCGGAAATGCTGCTGCAAAGTTACGCAGGCGAAATTCATCTCTTGCCAGCACTGCCGCAGGCTTGGAATAAAGGGAAGATAACCGGGCTAAGAGCCAAAGGCAATGCCGAAGTAGATGCAGTCTGGGAGAATGGGGAGCTGACATCTGCCACCATCCGTACGTTTATGTCTGGAACGTACACTGTATGCAGAGGAGAACGGAGAACGACTTTTCATGCCGAAGCGGGAGGAAGCTACACATTGAATCATGAGCTGGACTTGATTGATTAA